The window GTGTCCATTTGTTTCTAAATCCTTCTTTATCTCTTTCATCTTCTCTATTCTCTTGTGAATTTTCCCTTTGACAACTATCATCTTTGCGTCTGGTGCATAGTGCTTGTACTTCATACCTGGTGCCTTAGGCACAGATAGAATATTACCCGCTAAAATTGAAGGGTCATATTCAATATCCTCCAAAATTTCTTTCAAAATCGAAAAAGGAACTGCACCTAGACGCAATATATATGGCTTTGATGTGCTCAAATCAATCACAGTTGACTCAAGCCCAAAAGAGCACTTGCCACCGTCAATAATCACATCAACCTTGCCAAAAAGATCTTCTATCACATGCTGAGCTTCTGTTGGACTTGGCTTTCCTGATACATTTGCAGACGGTGCTGCAACAGGTACACCTGCTAACTTAATTAACTCAAGTGCAATTTTATTACTCGGCATTCTAATGCCAACTGTGTCAAGTCCTGCTGTAACATTGTCAGGAATACACTCTTTTTTGGGTAAGACAATAGTAAGAGGTCCTGGCCACAGTCTTTCTATGAGTTTATATACTCTCTTATCAGGAATTTCAGCACACATCTCAAGCATTTCTATCGAAGATATATGCACGATCAAGGGATTGTCTTGAGGTCTTCCTTTTGCAACAAAAATCTTATCAACTGCCTCTCTTAAAAGCGCATTTGCACCAAGTCCATAGACAGTCTCTGTTGGGAATGCCACTAAACCTCCATCTCTTAAAATTTGCGCCGCTTTTGAAAGCTCATTGTAATCTATTTTCTCTTTAGCATCAATTATCATAGTCACAGCTCCAACCACTCCAATAATATTAGTGAAAAAACTATCCCAATCATGTTTGAGATCGCAGAAAGTTTAAAATTTTCTTTTCGGCTATACTCAGGGATCATCTCGCTCATAACAAAATAAAGCATTGCCCCTGCAGCTGCCATGAGACAGCCCGCCATCAAAAGCTTAGTAATAGAGCTTAATAAGCTTCCTATCAGACAACCAATCCCCGTAGGAATTCCAGACAAAAAGGCAATTTTAAGTATGTCAATATTCCTTCTTTTTGCAATCTTAAATGGAATGGCAAGTGCAAAACCCTCAGGTATATCATGAATAATTATCATAATTCCAACCAAAATTCCAAATCTATGATTGTAGATAAAACTGCTGCCAATTGCTAAACCTTCTGGAAAGTTATGAAAAGCAATTTCAATCGAAATTAAAACTCCGCTTTTTACATATTTATTTTTTGCAAGGATTGAATTTGTGTTCAAATATCTTTCAATTATTCCAATTGTTATATACGAAGTAATTAAAATTGCTATACAAGCCAGCAAAATTGAAAGACTTAACGCCTCAGGAATAAGTCCAAAACTAATAATACCCAACATTAGCCCTGATGTAAAACCTATCAAAGTGTCAATTGCCTTTTCATTTTTAAAGGAGAAAAATAAAGTAAAAGCTGCACCAATACATGCACCTACTATTCCACAAAAAAATGCAAACAGGTTGAAAGTTACAAAATCCATTACATCTTTTAGAGGGATGAATGTTCATTTAAATATTATGACAAAGTGCAAATCTTTATAAACAAAAATACAAATATTTATCTTGCTGGCTCTGCCTTGCTGTAAACTGTTCTCAAAATAACAATAGTAACTCTTCTGTTAAGAGCCCTTCCTTCAGGTGTTTTATTTGATGCAATTGGCCTATATTCCCCATATCCCACAACAGAAAATCTTTCTGGTTTTACTTTTGAAACTCTTAAAATTTCTTGTAAAACAGTAGTCGCTCTTGCAGTTGAAAGCTCCCAGTTTGAATAAAAGTACTTGTTATGGATTGGGACATTGTCTGTGTGGCCTTCAATCCTGATATTATTATTCGGAACTTTTTCCAAAATCTTTGCAATTTCATGCACAACTTCTTTTGCCTGACGCGTCAGCTGCGCAGAGCCACTGTTAAAGAGAACATCTTTAAGTAAGATTGATAGTCCTCTTTCTTCCTGTATCACAAGCACTTTGCCCTCGATGCCGTGTTCTTTAATAAGACTTAAAACTTGCTTCTGGATATCATTTATCATCTCTTCCTCAGTCATCTGTTTGTTTTTGGTTGTTCCACCAATATCAGTATTTGTTCCTTTTACATTTTTACCTGAAAGTCCTTCTAAAATAGACGGACCAGAATTTTCGAAGATATATGCAGTACCTTTTAAAACAGAGGTTAGTGATTCAGTGAAATTTTTAAACTTGTCAATATCAAGTTTGCTCATCGAATACATAACAATAAAATAGATAAGTAAAAGAGTTATTAAGTCAGCATAAGTAATAAGCCATCTCTCATGGTTTTCCTTTTCCGGCTCCTCAACTCTTTTAACCGCCATCTATATCAACCCCCAACAGTAGCGCTCGCAGCCTCTGTTGCCTGCTTTTCTTTTTGACCACCTTCGTGGATCATTCCTCCAATTTTCTCTCTGAGTATTCTTGGGTTTTCACCAGCTTGAATTGATAAAAGTCCTTCAACAATAATTTCATTTAACATTCGTTCTTGTTTTGCCTTTGTCTTAATTTTTTTACCAAAGTTAAGCCAAATAAGGTTTGCAGAAGACACACCATAAAGAGTTGCAACAAACGCAACTGCAATAGCAGGACCCAATTCATCAGGATTTGATATGTTACCCAAAACCGAAATTAACCCCATAACAGTACCAATAATACCCATTGTAGGTGCATAACCACCTGCTGCTTCAAAAACCTCTGCTGCACTTTTTAATTCATTTTCTGCAAGATATACCTCTCTGTCTAAAATGTCCCTTATGACCTCACCTTCAATTCCATCAACAACCAGACCTAAACCCTTTTTCAAAAGCGGATTTTGAATATTGGGAATCTCCTGCTCTAAAGCCAAAAGTCCTTCTTTTCGTGCTCTATCAGAAAGCTGCACAAGCTGTTCAACAATCCCCGCAAAGTCAATCTTTTTGTCCATGAACACCATTTTCAGATGCTTTATTGCAAGCTTTATCTCAGACATTGGAAACGAAACCAACACAGCTGCAGTTGTTCCTCCAAACACAATCAGTGCAGCAGAAATCTGTAAAAGCTTTGCCGGATTACCCTTCTCAATTATAAATGCAGTCAAAAGTGAACAAAACCCCAAAATTAGCCCACCAATTGACAGTATATCCATCTTCCTTCATCATCCCTCTTTTGAAATTTTGCACACTCTGTCTAATCGATTATCGGCAAATTAGCTAACTTCTTTTAATTTTTCTGTTTGAAAGTGAGTAATGAGCGCATCAATTATCTCGTCAAGGTCTCCGTCCAAAATCTGTTCAAGCTTGTAAAGTGTCAAACCAATTCTGTGGTCTGTAACTCTTCCTTGAGGAAAGTTATAAGTTCGGATTCTTTCACTTCTGTCACCTGTTCCAACCTGGCTTCGCCTTTGTGACTCTATCTCTTTTTGTTGTAAAGACTGGTAATAATCGTATAGTCTTGCTCTGAGTATTTTCATTGCTCTGTCTTTGTTTGCATGCTGTGACCTCTCATCTTGGCAGGATACCACAATTCCTGTAGGTTTGTGAGTAATTCTTACAGCAGATTCTGTTTTGTTTACATGCTGGCCTCCTGCACCACTTGCTCTGAATGTCTCAATCTCAAGGTCCTCTTCTCTTATCTCAACCTCCACTTCCTCAACCTCAGGAAGCACTGCCACAGTTGCTGTGGAGGTATGGATTCTGCCACCTGATTCTGTAACTGGCACTCTTTGGACTCTGTGAACGCCACTTTCGTATTTTAATCTGCTATATGCTCCTTTGCCGCTTATCATAAATATGACCTCTTTAAAACCATCAAGGTCACTTTCACTTGTTGACATCACTTCAACCTTCCAATTCTTTCTCTCAGCGTACCTTGAATACATTCTAAAAAGCTCTGCAGCAAAAAGTGCTGCTTCTTCACCACCCGCACCTGCTCTTATCTCCATTATAACATTTTTTTCGTCGTTTGGGTCCTTGGGCAAAAGCAAAATTTTTAGTTCTCTTTCAACAATTTCTTTTTGTTCTTTCGCTTGATTTAGCTCCTCTTTTACAAGCTCTTCAAAATCTTCGTCAAGGTTTGTATCTAAAAGTTCCTCAGCTTCTTCAATTGTTTTTATTATCCTTTTGTACTCTCTGAACTTTTCAACAATTGGTTGCAAACTGCTGTGTTCCTTCATAAGTCTTTGCCACTCTTGATTGTTGCTTATTATCTCAGGATCTGCTATTTTCTTTTCAAGTTCTAAATATTTTTCCTCAATCACCTGAAGTTTTTCTATCATCTAATCACCCCTACTGTTATATTTTTACCCCAAAGTTGCATATACGCATCTTTCTATATTGTTTAAGTCTTTCTTTGACTTTATATCAACATAGCCAAAATCCTGTAAAATCCTTTTTACCTGATGTGCTTGACTGTATCCTACTTCAAAAATAAGATACCCACCTTTTTTCAAATACTGCTTGGCATTTTTAGCTATCTCACAAAAATAATACAATCCATTTTCTTTTGCAAATAGAGCTTGCTTAGGTTCTTTTAAAACCCTTTTATCAAGCCTTGAAAACTCTTCCTCAGAAATATAAGGTGGATTGCTAAAAATTGCATCAAACTTATGCAAAGATGGTATGTTTTTGAACAAATTACTTTTAACAAATTCAATCCTATCTTTTACCTCATTTAACTCCGCATTTTTCTTAGCAATTTTTAGAACGTTCTCTGAGATATCAACTGCTACAACCTTGCAAGGTAAAAATTTACAAAGTGCAATTGCAATACAGCCGCTACCTGTCCCTATATCAAGAAACCGAAGATTTTCTTTCCCCTCAAAAAGCTCGATTGCAATCTCTATCAAAGTTTCTGTGTCAAAACGTGGAATTAGAACATTCTCATCTACATAAAATTCAAGACCCATAAAATAGGCTTTGTTTGTACAGTACTGCAGAGGATAGTCCATTGTGTATTTTTTTGCCGCAGAAATTATTCTTTGATAATCCTCTTCTTCAACAGTCAACTCCTTTTCTAATACAACCTTTGTTTTATCGATATTGAGTATCTGAGAAACAAGCAAAATGGCAACCTTTTTATAATCTTCGCCATTTTCCACACAGTAGGGTTTCAAAATCTCTCTTACTTGTTCTAAAACATCACCAAGCTTTTTCCCTGTACTACCATTCATCTAAACTTTTATCCTCCGGAATGACCTCTTTTAATGCTTCAATTGCAACCTCTATCTGCTTTTCATCAGGCTCTCTTGTTGTTATGTTCTGAAGCCAAAGTCCAGGGTATGAGACTATCTTGGCAAGGAGGCTTTCGCTCTTTCCCACCCATCTTATTACCTCATATGAAATACCAACAATTACAGGCAAAAGTAAAAGCCTCAAGACCGTTCTTAGCCAAATTGATTGCCAACCTGACAATGTAAATATAATGATGCTTATGATTATTACAATAAACAGAAAACTTGTGCCACAGCGAGGATGGCGGGTAGAAAACTTTTTTATATTTTCAACATTTAGTTCATAACCATTTTCATATGCAAATATTGTCTTGTGCTCTGCACCATGGTATTCAAATACCCTTTTTATCTCTTTCATCTGTGATGCAAAAACCAGATACAAAATAAAAACTATTACTCTCACTATTCCCTCTATCATATTTTTACCAAAGTTGTTTATATCAAATTTTTCAAAAATTTCAACAGACCATGTTGGTATATAAAAAAACAAAAGTATTCCCAATATAAGTGACAGCGCAACTGAAAAGTAAATTGCGATGTCACTAATACCAATTTTCTGAAAAAATCTCTTCTCAAAAAGTCTGTCAAAGAAGTCCTTTTGCTTTTTCTTCTCTTCTTGTGGCAAATCTTCCATAGCAATGTCAGCCGATTTAATTAAAGCCTTCGTTCCTAACACCATTTGCTCAAATAGAATAAAAATCCCTCTTATAAAGGGAATTTTCTTAAGTCTATTTGTATCATCTATATGCAAATCCTTTACTTCTTTGTAAATTTCTCCGTTTGGTTTTCTTATCACAATTGAAACCTTTTTTGGCCCTTTCATCATGATACCTTCAATCAGGGCCATACCACCAATTGTAGTTTTTTTCATCCTCATCTTCCTATTCCACAAAAATTTATAAAATAAAAAGGATTAGCACAGGCTAATCCCCTTTCTGTGTGTACACCTGATGTTTTATTTCTGTTCAATACCATACTTCTTCATAAATCTCTCAACTCTTCCTGTTGTATCAACAAATTTTTGCTTACCTGTGAAGTATGGATGGCATTTAGAACAAATTTCTACATGGATTTCTTTCTTTGTTGAACCAGTAATAAATGTCTCACCACATGCACATCTTACGACTGCGTCATGATAATATGGTGGATGGATTCCTTCCTTCATTCTTTTCACCTCCTGCTAAAATTTATGTTAAATTATGTTATTTTTAAAGCTCTTGGCTTTTTCAATATCCATAAAGACGCAAAAATATTTTACAACAGTTATGTATCTTTTACAAGAGCTTTTTAAAAGAATAAAAAACAACTTTCAACAACTTCTTTAAAACTCTTTCATTTTGGCTCAACCAAAGCTATCTGAGAAAAGTCTTTATCATTGTGAAGAAGGAATAAATTGTTTTCAATCGCTATTTGTGCAATTATAACATCAATTGTACTTCTTATATTGATTCCTTTTTTCTTGCATTTAAAATATAACTCTGCAGCTTTTTCATATGATTCTTTACCGTTCTTTAAATCATAGAATCTCTGGGTACTTAAATACTCCTTGAGCAGTTTGAATTCTCTCTCATCCTTCCCAACTTGCAAAACTTCCTGATACACTACATTGCAAATACCAAATGGTATATTATTTAATTGTAATCTTCGGCAAATGAAATTTTGCCTCTTAGATCTGACAATTTCTTTCGACTGTGATTCTCAACAAATTCTTTTAAAGCCATCTCAACGGCTTCCTTCTTTGTTTTAACACCTGCTATTCTTCATCGCTTTTTTTAAAAGTTCATCATTCAAAATTATATTTGTCCTCACCTTTATACACCTCCTAATGTGTATTCTAATACACATTAATTCTTTTGCCAATTCAATTAAATCCCTACCTATTCCTCTCTAACCTTAAAGCACAGTATAAAAAATCCTAATACCATGCAGCAAAAAGATATCAAAAAGAGAACATTCTTGCCAAGCGTATCAATTATTCCACCGGCTATAATAGAGTTGAATGCAAAAAAGGGTCCCATCAAAAAGTTTCTAAGCCCTATGTAAGAAGGCTGTTTTAACGGGTCTTTGCAAAGTTTTGCTGCTAAATTACTTTCATTTACATTTCTTGCACTCTGTGCAAGGCCAAAAAGTCCTACAGATAGATAGTAAACATAAATACTGTTCATAAGATATGTTAAATAGATTGCAGGCAAAAATATAACTGCAGAGATAGCTAAAGTAGCTTTAAACCCATATTTAGAGCCTATAATCCCCCATATCATATACCCTACTGTTTGAGAAAAAAGCAAAATCGTGGTTGCCACTGCTACATGCTCAGTAGTGATACTAAGGGTATTTTTAGCAAATATAGTTTGAAAGCCAAAGGGCATTTTGCCAAGCGCACCAATAAATAAAACTGAAAATAGATAATATGTAAAGTTCTTATCTTCTCTTAAGATTAAAAACATGTTTTTAAAATAGTGTTTGTTGTCAATCTCTTTTTTTGGTTTTTTCATAGGAATTTCTTTCATAAGTGAAAAGACATAAAGCGAAAGCATCATTATTAAGAAGGCTATCAAAAACAAAAGTGCATAGTTATAAGGATACCAAAGAAGCCTCAAAATTTTCCCCATTAAAAAAGCACCAAGGGTTTCACAAAGTCCTCCAATTGACGACCTGATACCAAAAAATTTACTTCGCTGTCTCTCAGGTATTAGCTTTAAAATCAGATTAAACCATGTAATATTAGCAAACGATGTAAAAAAACCTTGTAGGCTGAAAATTAAATAGAATAGGATAATAAATAGAATTTCATTCCTTTCAGCAAATAAAAACACGTCAATGGCCAAAAGAAGCCACATAAGTCTCATTATTAAAGCTACTTTTATAAAATACTCTTTGTAAGTTTCCAGCATCTCAAGTTTTTTAGCAACAAGTATCTGGGGTGAGTTGGATAAAAACACATTCAGTGTTGTCAAAAGCCCAATTAGTGTGTTGGACTTTACGTAATGCGAAATAAAATAAACTATAACAGTTGAAACAGGGAGCATCCCGCTAGCAACCGCAAAAATTGCACCATCTGTGATTGAAACAATTGAGTTTTTCTTTAAATTCTTATAAGCAAAGACTTCAAGTTTTTTTAGTTCGCGTTCTTGATCCTCAGCTGTCACTTTAAGTTCATCTCCTTACAAAAAGCTTAAAAATACAGTCTCGAAATCTCGTGACTTCTTTTGATTAACCTCAAACAATAAGTAAACAACAAAACCTCATATATTCCAACAATTGCCAAAGCACCATAGATATTCAGCATAAGTACAAAATCATAAAAACCATGCAGAAGCATTGGTAAGATTAACGATACTTTGAAATACCAATAACTTCTATCAGGCGGCGCAAACTTTGCAAAACCCAAATAATACCCCATTACAACCCCGAACATTGCATGAGCAGGCACTGCCATAATACCTCTTAGTACAATTACATTGATAGTCTCTTGAGGTGATACTTGAAATGCCTGAAGAACATAGCCTACATTTTCAATTGCTGCAAATCCCACAGCAGAAAAAACACAATAAACAATTCCATCAAAAGGCTGATTAAAATATGGTGTGTCGTATGCAATTCTTAAAACAACCAGTCTTTTAAAATACTCTTCTGTTAGACCTGCTACAATAAAGGCTTCAAATACAATAAAAGAAATTCTGCTTGAAGCAGAAATACTTCCATATGCCATCAAAAAGTATTCAACTGGAACTACAACAGCGCTTATAAGCACTCCCCATACAAAAGTCTTTAAAAGAAGGTGCAGCGGCTCCTTTTCAAATTTGTCTCTTACATATATATAAAGTGCAATAAACAAAGATGGTGCAATGCTGAGGATTATCAGCTTATAAGGAATCATACTAAGCATCCTCCACTATTTTGTATTTTTCTTCTATTTTTTGTGGTTATTTCTTATATAGTGAAACAGAAAAAGCTGAGCATAGCCTGCTAAATCTCCAAAAGAGTCTATAAAATTTCTTATTTGGTCTTTTGTTTCAAATCCATAATACTCTTTGAGTACCCTTTTTACCCATACATCAATTGGAAACACGTTGTATTTTTGCAGAGAATACAGCAAAATACAGTCGGCAACTTTATCACCAATTCCTTTTATAGTCTTTAAAACCTGCCTTGCTTTTTGCACCTCCAAATCAGTCAGCTCATCAAAATTAATAAGTCCATTCTTTACTTTTTCAACAGCATCTTTTATATACTCTGCTCTGTAGCCAAGACCAAGAAGTTTTAAATCATCTATTGAACTATTCCAGAGACTCTCGAGTGTGGGAAATGACCAAGAAACGAAACCTTTATATGCTATTTTTTTACCAAATGTTTGACAAAGCCTTTCTATCAAAAGCTGAATTCTTTTTATGTTGTTATTCTGAGAAATAATGAATGAAATCATACATTCAAATGGTTCTTGGTTCAAAAGCCTCATACCCTTGTACTTTTCAACTGCTTCTTTCAAAATGCTATCGTGACCAGATAACTTTTCTAAAATCTCATCATAGTCCTTGTCTAAATCAAAATACCAGTAAAGAAATTTTTTAAATTCATCAGGTGAACAATTGTAAATATCAAATGTATACAAATCTTGAGGCTTTATGAATATAATTTTCTCATTAACAACACCTATGTAAAAATCATCCATTTTCTTCCATCTAAAACACTGACCACTGAAGAATGTTGCATCAAAATCAATATGCACACCGCTTATCCGAATAAAGTCAGTGTACCATTTTATGTTCAACAGCTTCATCCCTTTCAGCAATAAAATTTAAAAACAAAAAGAGCCAAGTACGCTTTTTGGCTCTATTTTTTAATTATTAGAATACAGTATTTTTTAAGGTTTATCAATATTTTTTTGATAGCTTGCTACTCCATTTGCAATTGCCATTGCCATCTTGATCTGAAAGTTA is drawn from Caldicellulosiruptor naganoensis and contains these coding sequences:
- the vapC gene encoding type II toxin-antitoxin system VapC family toxin is translated as MVRSKRQNFICRRLQLNNIPFGICNVVYQEVLQVGKDEREFKLLKEYLSTQRFYDLKNGKESYEKAAELYFKCKKKGINIRSTIDVIIAQIAIENNLFLLHNDKDFSQIALVEPK
- a CDS encoding flagellar motor protein, with the protein product MDILSIGGLILGFCSLLTAFIIEKGNPAKLLQISAALIVFGGTTAAVLVSFPMSEIKLAIKHLKMVFMDKKIDFAGIVEQLVQLSDRARKEGLLALEQEIPNIQNPLLKKGLGLVVDGIEGEVIRDILDREVYLAENELKSAAEVFEAAGGYAPTMGIIGTVMGLISVLGNISNPDELGPAIAVAFVATLYGVSSANLIWLNFGKKIKTKAKQERMLNEIIVEGLLSIQAGENPRILREKIGGMIHEGGQKEKQATEAASATVGG
- a CDS encoding L-threonylcarbamoyladenylate synthase, whose translation is MTMIIDAKEKIDYNELSKAAQILRDGGLVAFPTETVYGLGANALLREAVDKIFVAKGRPQDNPLIVHISSIEMLEMCAEIPDKRVYKLIERLWPGPLTIVLPKKECIPDNVTAGLDTVGIRMPSNKIALELIKLAGVPVAAPSANVSGKPSPTEAQHVIEDLFGKVDVIIDGGKCSFGLESTVIDLSTSKPYILRLGAVPFSILKEILEDIEYDPSILAGNILSVPKAPGMKYKHYAPDAKMIVVKGKIHKRIEKMKEIKKDLETNGHKVGILCFYETAQNFESQYKIILGSMFDYKECGKNLFSALRRFNHLGVDYIICEWGEFGIEYLALENRLLKASAYNVIEVL
- a CDS encoding PrsW family intramembrane metalloprotease is translated as MIPYKLIILSIAPSLFIALYIYVRDKFEKEPLHLLLKTFVWGVLISAVVVPVEYFLMAYGSISASSRISFIVFEAFIVAGLTEEYFKRLVVLRIAYDTPYFNQPFDGIVYCVFSAVGFAAIENVGYVLQAFQVSPQETINVIVLRGIMAVPAHAMFGVVMGYYLGFAKFAPPDRSYWYFKVSLILPMLLHGFYDFVLMLNIYGALAIVGIYEVLLFTYCLRLIKRSHEISRLYF
- the prmC gene encoding peptide chain release factor N(5)-glutamine methyltransferase, with translation MNGSTGKKLGDVLEQVREILKPYCVENGEDYKKVAILLVSQILNIDKTKVVLEKELTVEEEDYQRIISAAKKYTMDYPLQYCTNKAYFMGLEFYVDENVLIPRFDTETLIEIAIELFEGKENLRFLDIGTGSGCIAIALCKFLPCKVVAVDISENVLKIAKKNAELNEVKDRIEFVKSNLFKNIPSLHKFDAIFSNPPYISEEEFSRLDKRVLKEPKQALFAKENGLYYFCEIAKNAKQYLKKGGYLIFEVGYSQAHQVKRILQDFGYVDIKSKKDLNNIERCVYATLG
- the prfA gene encoding peptide chain release factor 1, which produces MIEKLQVIEEKYLELEKKIADPEIISNNQEWQRLMKEHSSLQPIVEKFREYKRIIKTIEEAEELLDTNLDEDFEELVKEELNQAKEQKEIVERELKILLLPKDPNDEKNVIMEIRAGAGGEEAALFAAELFRMYSRYAERKNWKVEVMSTSESDLDGFKEVIFMISGKGAYSRLKYESGVHRVQRVPVTESGGRIHTSTATVAVLPEVEEVEVEIREEDLEIETFRASGAGGQHVNKTESAVRITHKPTGIVVSCQDERSQHANKDRAMKILRARLYDYYQSLQQKEIESQRRSQVGTGDRSERIRTYNFPQGRVTDHRIGLTLYKLEQILDGDLDEIIDALITHFQTEKLKEVS
- a CDS encoding DNA-3-methyladenine glycosylase family protein, with protein sequence MNIKWYTDFIRISGVHIDFDATFFSGQCFRWKKMDDFYIGVVNEKIIFIKPQDLYTFDIYNCSPDEFKKFLYWYFDLDKDYDEILEKLSGHDSILKEAVEKYKGMRLLNQEPFECMISFIISQNNNIKRIQLLIERLCQTFGKKIAYKGFVSWSFPTLESLWNSSIDDLKLLGLGYRAEYIKDAVEKVKNGLINFDELTDLEVQKARQVLKTIKGIGDKVADCILLYSLQKYNVFPIDVWVKRVLKEYYGFETKDQIRNFIDSFGDLAGYAQLFLFHYIRNNHKK
- a CDS encoding MFS transporter — translated: MTAEDQERELKKLEVFAYKNLKKNSIVSITDGAIFAVASGMLPVSTVIVYFISHYVKSNTLIGLLTTLNVFLSNSPQILVAKKLEMLETYKEYFIKVALIMRLMWLLLAIDVFLFAERNEILFIILFYLIFSLQGFFTSFANITWFNLILKLIPERQRSKFFGIRSSIGGLCETLGAFLMGKILRLLWYPYNYALLFLIAFLIMMLSLYVFSLMKEIPMKKPKKEIDNKHYFKNMFLILREDKNFTYYLFSVLFIGALGKMPFGFQTIFAKNTLSITTEHVAVATTILLFSQTVGYMIWGIIGSKYGFKATLAISAVIFLPAIYLTYLMNSIYVYYLSVGLFGLAQSARNVNESNLAAKLCKDPLKQPSYIGLRNFLMGPFFAFNSIIAGGIIDTLGKNVLFLISFCCMVLGFFILCFKVREE
- the rpmE gene encoding 50S ribosomal protein L31, with the protein product MKEGIHPPYYHDAVVRCACGETFITGSTKKEIHVEICSKCHPYFTGKQKFVDTTGRVERFMKKYGIEQK
- a CDS encoding ZIP family metal transporter, which codes for MDFVTFNLFAFFCGIVGACIGAAFTLFFSFKNEKAIDTLIGFTSGLMLGIISFGLIPEALSLSILLACIAILITSYITIGIIERYLNTNSILAKNKYVKSGVLISIEIAFHNFPEGLAIGSSFIYNHRFGILVGIMIIIHDIPEGFALAIPFKIAKRRNIDILKIAFLSGIPTGIGCLIGSLLSSITKLLMAGCLMAAAGAMLYFVMSEMIPEYSRKENFKLSAISNMIGIVFSLILLEWLEL
- a CDS encoding OmpA family protein, with product MAVKRVEEPEKENHERWLITYADLITLLLIYFIVMYSMSKLDIDKFKNFTESLTSVLKGTAYIFENSGPSILEGLSGKNVKGTNTDIGGTTKNKQMTEEEMINDIQKQVLSLIKEHGIEGKVLVIQEERGLSILLKDVLFNSGSAQLTRQAKEVVHEIAKILEKVPNNNIRIEGHTDNVPIHNKYFYSNWELSTARATTVLQEILRVSKVKPERFSVVGYGEYRPIASNKTPEGRALNRRVTIVILRTVYSKAEPAR
- a CDS encoding DUF1385 domain-containing protein, which encodes MKKTTIGGMALIEGIMMKGPKKVSIVIRKPNGEIYKEVKDLHIDDTNRLKKIPFIRGIFILFEQMVLGTKALIKSADIAMEDLPQEEKKKQKDFFDRLFEKRFFQKIGISDIAIYFSVALSLILGILLFFYIPTWSVEIFEKFDINNFGKNMIEGIVRVIVFILYLVFASQMKEIKRVFEYHGAEHKTIFAYENGYELNVENIKKFSTRHPRCGTSFLFIVIIISIIIFTLSGWQSIWLRTVLRLLLLPVIVGISYEVIRWVGKSESLLAKIVSYPGLWLQNITTREPDEKQIEVAIEALKEVIPEDKSLDEW